DNA sequence from the Ischnura elegans chromosome 8, ioIscEleg1.1, whole genome shotgun sequence genome:
AACGGTCACAGTAGCAAGGATATCAGGAAGCGAATCgcactagcaaaggaggtgttcatgaacaggaaggagcttcttagaggatcgttatgtaggagtttaaagaaaaggttagtgaagagtttgatttggagtgtagctctctacggtgcggaaacgtggacactgacgaaagaagacgagagaagattggaggcatttgagatgtgggtatggagaagaatggagtgggtgaaatggacggagaggaaaaggaacgacgaagtgctggatatggttggcgaggagaggcagcttttagatgagatacggaggagacagaaagtatggatggagttagtgcttagcggggaggggatgttgaaaatggttttagagggtagaatgttagggaagcgagggaggggaaggaaaagaataggaattttagatagattgaaagggattaggccttacaatgaattaaagaaagcagtgctggaaggaaagggaggcttccaaatcacttcttgcacactccatggaaatctaccttaatcggtagaatactgtaataataataattcttttaattATGCACCTTTGTGTTTTGCAAAAGAAACTGCACCATATAGTGAGAGGGAAGAGAGGTCTTTCTGGGCGTACTACATATAATCCAGTCACTAGGGTGGGCCAGGTGGTGGAAGACTTCCACTGCTCTTTCCTGCTCAGAATGCCACAGAAGTCAATGGCTTCCACAATCGATGGTTTTAATAGCTCTCTTTATAAATGTATGCATTTAGGAAAGTTTAAACCACGATTCATTCAAGAGAGTAAGTGATAAAGCTTATAAGAGGTATCAGTAATATTAGTTACTTCCTGAAGTTCATTCCCTATTTCTGCATTCATTCCCACCCTGTCAATTTGGACTGTTCCTATTTCTTTACTCATCTTTTTTTCCTGACAATGAAGTATTCTTTAGGTTTTTACCAGTCAATGAATATCCTTTTAAGGTACaacatcatatttttataatttttggatgcccaaataatttttttgggctgctaaaatttcacagaggaaaaatatcatttgccttgattGGAAGTTGGATCCCTCAAATCCATGTCAAGTGCTCTTCTAATTAAGCTACCTAGGCATATGTATCCTAGCAGGTATTTTTATGTACCTGAAAATTCCTCCAATCTGTAGTCACTtaaataaagttatatattataGTATGGATCCCAATGGATGCAAATCCATGGAACGAAGTAGGGACTGTATTGTGGATATTCCTTGTATATTTGTGACTTATTTCTTGGCATTTGTGACTTATTTATCAAATTGCCCTCTTGCTTTGAAATTAATCAAAGTGACTCTGACTCTTAATGATGACTCAATTTCATGACTTAACTAATGGTTCAGGTGTTACAGATGGGAAtactatctttttttcattttttctcactAGTGCAATGAGTAGGTGGGTATCAAAATTCTACTGTGAACAATTGGTAATGGTTGAAAGTGCATCCTGCTTGCTCATAGTACTTGGATATTAATGTTTACTGAGCCTCTGCATCGATATGATTGTATTTGATAAGAAAATTATGGCATGAATGGTTTAATTGTTTTTATAACCTAGTTTTTCTGTTTGAGTAACCTTTTTTATTACACAGTTGATAGGTTATCCTAATAGTTGTATTAAAATGGTACTTCTTACAGTTAAATATATTGCCAATCTTTCTCTCTCTTCAAATCAAGgcagattttttttggaaaagagtTCAAAATCATTGTTGTATGTTGTATACAACTATCATTGCATAAGATAATCTTGATCCTTTATTTATATGCTACGTACATCATTTGATCTTTGTAGAGTATAGAAAttagtttttatgaaataattatatctATGCAATTAGAAACTAATCAAAATATGATATATGGCAATTCAGTTGATGGAAAATTGTTGCTTATATTGTGATACTTACATGTGATATGCTGGTAGGATTATTGATATGTTAATGCTATTTCTGATAAAATTGATGCTATCAAGTCTCTTTGTGAAGGCATTCAGATTTCCtgtctttagatgtattttcccAAGCTAATTAGTTAGTCAACTTAATTATATTCACAGGCCTTTACTTTTcacccatttttcatcattttaagtGATAACCTTTATATGATAACCTTTCCTTACAGTCACTTCAAACTAGAATTAATAACAgatctagaatttaaaaaatttatctttgaCTCCTTGACAGAAACAAGGCTTTCAGTCCACTGGTGCCTAAGTTAAACAAAAGTTCATCATGTTTATTGTCGGATTAACTGGAGGTATTGCCACCGGCAAGAGCTTAGTGACTTCCATTCTCCGTGAAAATGGAGTTTCTGTCATTGATGCTGATACAATTGCAAGGAAAGGTAATATGATATTGTGCAATTTGAATATGGTTTTCTTATTCTGCTTCCACTGCTTCGTATAATGAGCAATTAATCTCTTAGTTGTGGAGCCTGGGCAGAGTGCATGGAGTAAGATAAGGAAAGAGTTTGGGGATGGAGTTTTTTACTCAAATGGAGAATTGAATCGAGAAGCGCTGGGGAATATTGTCTTCCAAGATGTGGATAAAAGGAAAAAGCTTAACCAAATCACTCACCCAGAAATATACAAGGAAATGCTCTTTGCTGCTACCAAATGTTTCTTCAGCGGTGAGTGATCCACCAATATGCACGTTGAGTCTCTGTTCCATACACTATTATATTACATCCAATATTACATACATAATGATATTTATGCACTCCATTCCAAATATCTGGGTGAGTAAGAGGTTGAGGCTAAAGGTATGCTGCTTGGAACCTGAATTTCCCGTAATCTATATATGTAGATGGCTACAGGTGTGGCCTAAGATCATGAGAATTCTATCCCTCATAGGCTCAAGTCTTGCTAACTTTTTCAATCCACTGGCTGTGTTGCCAAGCCTCGCATTTCTCATCGGTGCTCTTTTTCATCTAGACCCATTGAGCAGGTATGCCTTTCACCCACTCATGCTTTATAATGGTCAGGGAAGTATGGAAttgtcagagaaataaaaatcgggaCTGGAAGTCATGGAAATATTCGAGAAAATGTCAGGGAAATCCCCTTATGCACCTCAGCTGTCGGAGTTTGTGTTTGCAGGCAACCAGATTAAGGAATTGGCCGACTGTGGCCATTTACCTGGTGTTTGGCTCTCTACCATAGCTGCCATAAATATGAATAATCCCTCAAAACCATCAACCCCTGTGGAAAGAAGTGAGGTGGTGGCATTGATTATAAGGGCCTGCGAAAAGGTTTTCCTTTGAGTGAATGCTATTCTGGGCTGCTTGGTGGCCACGTGGCTGGCTGACTCAGTTGGTCAACATTTGGTCTCCGAGGCCATCAGAGGCCTGAAATACAGTAAGGAACTTTTGGGACATGCTCTATCTCTTGCACACTCACACAGAGGTGACCAAAGGTTTTCCTAACCACTTGCAGGTCTTTAGCGATCACCTGTGGCGTCAGAAATCCACTGGAATATTTGGGGCCCTCTGGCCAGTCACTATGGCACACTGGGAAATTTCATTGCCCAAATTACTATGACCAGCATGGTCATCAACATGTCAAGCTAGAAGATAGGAGTGTGTGCATTCAGCAACATCAAGTTGCTTCATGTCCTCCTCTCAGTACCCCTCTCCCCCATCTGCGAAGCCCTTcacattaaatgcaaattattaatgtattaaaCTTAAGTCACCCTGTCCCATTTTATTTAGTTTCACAAAGATATTTGGAACGGAGTTAAGGTAATACTTTTCTTGTAGAAGGAAAGATAAGATTAGGATTTTATTTTCACAGGAGAGAAATTTATTGTAATGGACCTTCCCTTGCTATATGAGACTGGAGCCATGTTAAAATATTTGCACAAAGTCATTGTAGTTGACTGGtgagtattattatattttacttctAGGAAAACATATATACTTTCCTCGTATATTTGgccattaaaaatgtattcagtGTCACTGATGTTGTCTAATACTATTTACTACTTTAGTGTTTTAACGTTTTCATTGACTCTTAACAAATGTTGGTGTTCTGGAACCCTCACATTTGTCTTTCTAGTAGGACCTGAAGAGAAAGAGCATTACTTCTGCTTGATTGTCCAATTCCCCTGTGTCCAAATATATGTGGTCGTCTGTAGCTCCTGCATCAAAGCTCTCTCAGCAGATTCTCTAGAATTTCAGGGTGGGGTCAGATAATGTATTATTGGAATTTCTGTTGCTTGAGTCTTATAGCTAGGTTTTTTGTGCTCGGCTCAATGTAGATTCTTGTCTATCATACATAATAATTGTAGCTACAATGGTTGAGCATGGAGGTGTTCATTGTTAGAGATAAAATTTCACAGACTTGCTTTCTCATGGAATACATTATTAGTAATATTCTTTTTTAGTGGTTTTTCCTAGTTAAACATTctttttaatgattactttatGTGGTTACACTAGATAATTTTTGCAGGTTTACCTGAATTTCACTATGGACAAGTTTACTTATTAGCCAGTTTGCGTCATAATATTAATAGGATTTTCACTACAAATATTCTATGAGACTGCAGAGATATGGTAGAAAAGTGTCACTGACTTTTCTTTCTTAGACCTgagaaatagaataaataattttatatttcttaaaattttattcaatgttaaTTATTTGCTGTACATTGTTTGTGCAATAAGTTCATTAGCAttgtagcatagagtaagtatatttttatatgtacttACTCTAGATGCTTGTAGATAATGGTGTGTATTATCATTATATGTGAACTCCAGGTGAGACCCTTTTTTTTCTTGCTTAATATTCTTGAGGTTGTAAGCatctacaatatttttaatgatggtATGAATTGAGGTTTTTTAGCCTATTCACAATGGATACTTGTTTTCCTCCACTGATTTATTGTCTTGTTTCACTACATTAACTTTATCattggataaaaattaaactttctaTAGGTAGCATCAGTGAGATTGAGGTAATGCATAGTTTTGATATCTTTCTGGCCAATATGGTATTGAATTCTTGATCATAGGAAGTTATAATCAATAATAATTGAAGCATAATGGAGGTAATTAGAGGTACTACTTATAATTGACTACCTGGAAGTTGGGATAATGTGGGAGAGAAGTGGAAGTTGGGGGTGTGGAGGAAAGGAACatccgaaaatatttattttctctctatttctgaatacAGATCGTTATTCAGAATAATTTTATGGTACATTTCATACCTTTTATCTCAGAGAGAGAACTTGATGAATGGTATAATGCCATGATATGAATGCCTAATGACATCAAATGGATGCTTAGTAAATCCTTTATTATCCAACGCTCAatctttttcatcaaaataaaatgtaaactgaACAAGAAGTTGCGTTGTTTTATGCATTCAATACATGCACGTACTGCAACTTACAGCTTATGTACTTGATTTAACAACTTTTGGCTTTGTTTCACTTtcgtttaaaaacaaaaaaatatgtatgtgtaCATACGTACCTTGGTGATAACATGGTAGATCTGCGTTATATGCTGTTAAGTTAGATGCATGCTCATAATTCTTTTGGCTTAAGACTCATTACTTAAGTACAGATATACAAATGTTTACTGATTGGCTACTACCTCTAAGACATGGACAATTGTATACATATAATGTAATTGATGTTAATTGTACACAATCTATTTCTTGTGCATAGGTATTTgctatcaatgcatgcatgaagtcAGCTGCATGAACTACATGTGGGCATTTCCTAAGCTTGGAGAGACAAATGATTTTGTTCTGTCTTCCCTGCTGAGCTGACAGGTTTAACATGAACTTTCTGCAGTAAAATAAGTTATGTAATATGCTTATAGAATACATGTTTACAGTCGTATTTTccatgtacatacatatttttaggcCTTGGTAAAATTTTCCAATCTACTATCTGTACACATTTCAAATGGTCACGGATTCGATTAATGGTGTGGGGTTTCAGCATCACAATGCATGATTTATATCGTTCTTCAGAAAGTACTCAAATATGTATAAGAATTGAAGTTAAATTATAAGTGATTTGCTGAGATTCTAGTCATTTAGTAAAGGAAAAAGGGATTGGTTTGTGAAAAGTAAGGatttagttttgaaaaaatatattgtccTCATAAAGCCAGGTAGATAGGAATGGGGAGCAAAATACCCttgaaattcaatggaaaataggCAAATGATAATCATAGATGTGATTTTTCACTGCAATTACATAGACATTGAGCTCCATTTGAGTACCTAGTCAGATGTTTCTCTCCTGAAGAAGAATGACATACTTAGCCATTGCAGGTTTGGCTTAGTTAATTTAGTTTCGCTAATGCCATTTTCCAaccaatatttcacttttctgcTGTAGTATTAGTCTTACATGATTAGTGGGGGtttacaaatttttctttcctaCTAATAGGTCCAATTAGCAAATACatgaagaataatatttatcagTAACGAACAGCTttgtgaagatttttttaaagggatTGTTTAAGACAAAAGTGAATCAGAACCTAACTCTTCAGGGCTCTTTTTAGCACAAGGTCTCATTCTTCTTTATTCCTTGTGATTTTGGTGAGGCcatcaaaaatttttaacttaGTATTTTACTATACATCTTGTCATCGACTTGtttttcatacttaaatatttcttgttccattaaataagaatatattataGCAACAATTGCCAATAGATTTGGCTTGATCTTTCTAATAATTGTTTAAGAAAGGAATGGacctgaaaaaatattcattcactaAGGCACTGAGCTGAAATGGcagggatattattttgctttgcGATTAATAGATGCTACTTTCATCACATGACAGTAATGTCGAAATATGCtccttaattaatataaattaaaatgtgattgtAAATCAGTTTGAAAATTCCAGCTAATGTCAGAAAATTTCATCTGGTATTAACTTATAACACCTTAAATTTGGTATTAAGTTTTTCCATAATAATTCTATTTTTGGAATGTCCAATTGAGAATTTTTCATTGGtcccacaaaaaatgaatacTTTGGCTATATCACTACCTTTTATTTGCAGTATGTACAGTAAAAATGCAATGCTCAACTTCTGCATGATACATTTCacatcaatgaaaatattcaagaaatacAAATAACGTTCATTAGCTTCAAATAAAAATAGACTCTTCACAGGGTTCCATTCAAAGTTAGTATGATATTTTACAGTGAGAAGGAGTGCCAGTTGGCACGCTTGATGGCCAGAGGTCAGGGAATGTCGGAGTCCGCAGCCCTGCAAAGAATCAATGCACAAATGCCTCTGGAGGAGAAATGCGAGAGAGCAAATTTCGTGATAAACAACTCCGGCTCTGAGGAAGAAACAAGGCAGCAAGTCGAGGGCATCTTGTCAGTGCTGCAGAAATCTCGTGCCTACTGGAGACTCCGTTTACTTTTCCTGGGTGTAATTGTTTCCATACTTTTCATCTTGAGGGCACTGATATGGTGATCCAATTCTTACGAATGCTCATTGTTTAGGACATCAGTCTCAAGGCTTGGCACACTTTAAGTCTTAAGCATCTATTTAATTTACAATCTGTTTGCAAAACTAAACATTTGCAACTGTTTGCATAAGCATTTATGTTTGACACttgcatgcaaaaaatatatataaagatatttatgttgaccaataattatttaagtaatatCACAATcaaaaaaatcactctttcttCTTCAATTCAGTCAGAAGTCTTTTTATGAAAACGAGCCTGCATTTAATTAATTTGGCATCAACTCACAGCTTCAGGAATTTTTACCCTTTGTGACAGACTAACCCTGAGATTCCCAAAAATAAGAAAGCATGCCCAGCTAGCCCTTCGAAGCTTGGTAATGCTCATACCTCCATCAATCATAATATCTTCATGGTGCGGAATACTGTCTCCCCTGAAAATTACATAACACGCACAGCAAAAACATGGGGAAGACGCATTCCAGGGATTCCATCCCTCGGCTACTAAGTTAACCTGTACACATGCTTCCAAATGTACAAGCACGAGACGATGCATGCGCTGGATTGTGACCCGTGACGGGTCTTTAAAGTCATCGCGGGGGCATGGCACTCTGAAGGGCTGGCCTCATGCCTTGCGTCACGATGGAGTATGAGACAAGAGGCGAAGACGCACTGATGGACAGTGGGCATGCTTGCTGCGGCTGTTGCTGCCCTGGTCCTGGTTGCGGCACGGCCACTCTCGGCGCAGGACCGGCACCAGGTGGAGGGGGCTGTCCTCCAGCACCTGGCCCTGGTCCAGGAGGTGGAGGAGGTCTTCCAGGAGCTGGAGGTCCAGCAGCCATGGTTACCACAGGAAGTGCTTGGGCTATGCTAACCGAGGCCATCGACACCTAAAAAAGGCAATTGATAATggattacataaaaaatataggagcCAATTTTAAGTGCTAAGACCAATGCTGGTTGATTCTCTGTCAGTATAGTTTTTGCTGATACATATGATGTGTGCATAATTTTGCGTAATTATGTAGTGATGTGAAAGTGTTGACAATGTCAGCTAAGAGTTCAGTATGTCTGTTATCGCTATATGATTGTTAAATCAAAGCCAATATTGCATGAAGTGAATTTTTACAATTTGAAGCACAATCAATATGATTTTTAATTGTCTCTATACTTTTAGCATGATGATAAATATCTTATCTTGTACTTCAGTCCATGGGGATGCAAAATTATAGTAAACAAATTGCATTAGAGAATGATCCCCTCCATTCCAAAGACTGTAGTGACTAGGAAATGTTAGAGACAAAAGATGCCTCAAATGGCCTAATATTTCATGTACTggataatatattttacaataaaagtttAATGTTTTAACCTTGGCTTTCAATGCACACGAGGCGCAAATACCCTTGATAATATGTAGTACTAAAATAGTGGATATTTGAGTACATGAATCAGGGATTTTGAGGGAAAGGGTTACCACACAATTATGGAACTCCTCAAGGTAGAAAGCTTTAATCAACAGAATACAATTAGGTTTGCATGGTGGGTAATATGAACACACCGCTTTCTCATAAATCTAACGAAAGGACCATATTTCTCTATGTGTTACCcaaaaatatttggataaaatttgggaaaaaagtaACTAGTGCTTGAATATACTCATTACCATTACTTTACTCCCACAGATTTtaggcaaaaaagaaaaattttgaacaattagaaaaatactttttgggccatattttaaaagtaatttgtactTCAATcactgaaatatgaaaatacttaatgagacaaaaatcaaaatatacttcaaaaaatttccctcacCAATATTTCTAAGAAAAGTCCCactgattattaaaaattatgcaatcatACATCCCACAACTTTGAGACTTTTATAAGACAAAATTAAAGTACATGGTTGCCAATTATCAACGACCAATTGAAATAATGCCTAAACTCTTCTTTTACTTGAAATATAGCCTTTGTCATTAATGAAACTTCTAAAATCACATGAATATAACTAAAAAGTTGGTTTCTTCAGTCCAAAGAAATCCAAGTGTTCAAAATTAACTTTTGCACTCCACTGTTTTTGAAGGCACAAACTAATTCTGGAAAAATTGTCGCTTAGCAATAATCTCAGcgacaaaaattgaatttttctagcaaataaaatATGGGAAAGGAAAAGCAATCGGTAAGCTTTCCACAGATACTTTTGTGAGCATGTTATGATCCATCTAGCTAAATAGATTATGATCCGTTGGTATTAGAACTGGCAATGACGTTTATATGAATGTGGAAATGAAAGtctataccaaaaatataaaaataacattgaattGTCAGCCTGAAAGTTCTACTTAGAAGGAGATGTTTGGAAAGACTATGAGAACTTCAAACCTGAGCCATTGACACAGGAGCCAGGGTTGGAGTAACAGCTGCAATTGAGACTGGAACCGTAGCCACGGCTCGCAAAG
Encoded proteins:
- the LOC124164110 gene encoding dephospho-CoA kinase is translated as MFIVGLTGGIATGKSLVTSILRENGVSVIDADTIARKVVEPGQSAWSKIRKEFGDGVFYSNGELNREALGNIVFQDVDKRKKLNQITHPEIYKEMLFAATKCFFSGEKFIVMDLPLLYETGAMLKYLHKVIVVDCEKECQLARLMARGQGMSESAALQRINAQMPLEEKCERANFVINNSGSEEETRQQVEGILSVLQKSRAYWRLRLLFLGVIVSILFILRALIW